In one Corallococcus sp. EGB genomic region, the following are encoded:
- a CDS encoding virulence factor family protein — MKRRAGWFVVGAVGMLTLVLVPWARTCAETPGVPAPVAAPAPVAPSPPRVETLHAGGRFGQVTVVTPPERPGTVVLFLADGAADQGRALELSRVLASHGALVLAVDARAYLHALEKGARCGYPAGDLEVLSQGYQQHAELPEYLHPVLVGDGVGAAVAYAALAQAPPGTFRGAVSVDFSPELATSATLCPGAGLVRSRAEKGARERLAPARALKQPWVVLIADRDPDHPVKAAHDFTRALEMARVLTVPGPGLARMPVDSWQGALLAAHDAAATPLGSEKWPPVSTGAPAPDAGEGALAGDASVEGLPLVEVPATSNVPSDTLALFVTGDGGWASLDQSVSESLAAQGIPVVGFNSLRYFWKRRTPEETSADVARVLRHFLSAWGKQRVVLVGYSRGADVVPAIAARLPGELRERVRLAVLLAPGKEAEFEVHVTDIFGGKGQPTNAVLPDVQALKGTPVLCLYGDEELSDSLCPTLSGVPGARAVLLKGGHHFDGDYAAISRLVLRELGMALP; from the coding sequence ATGAAGAGGCGCGCGGGCTGGTTCGTGGTGGGCGCCGTGGGGATGTTGACCCTGGTGCTTGTTCCGTGGGCGCGAACGTGCGCGGAGACGCCCGGTGTTCCGGCGCCCGTGGCCGCTCCCGCGCCCGTGGCCCCGTCCCCGCCCCGAGTGGAGACGCTGCACGCCGGGGGCCGCTTTGGCCAGGTCACGGTGGTGACGCCGCCGGAGCGGCCCGGGACGGTGGTGCTGTTCCTCGCGGACGGAGCCGCGGATCAGGGCCGCGCGCTGGAGCTGTCCAGGGTCCTGGCCTCGCACGGCGCGTTGGTGCTCGCGGTGGATGCGAGGGCCTACCTGCACGCCCTGGAGAAGGGCGCCCGGTGCGGCTACCCGGCGGGTGATTTGGAGGTCTTGAGCCAGGGGTACCAGCAGCACGCGGAACTGCCCGAGTACCTGCACCCTGTCCTCGTGGGGGATGGCGTGGGCGCGGCGGTGGCCTACGCGGCGCTGGCCCAGGCGCCGCCGGGCACGTTCCGGGGCGCGGTGAGCGTGGACTTCTCGCCGGAGCTGGCGACGTCCGCGACCCTCTGTCCGGGCGCGGGGCTGGTGCGCTCGCGCGCGGAAAAGGGCGCGCGCGAGCGGCTGGCCCCCGCGCGAGCGCTGAAGCAGCCCTGGGTGGTGCTCATCGCGGACCGCGACCCGGACCATCCGGTGAAGGCGGCCCACGACTTCACCCGCGCGTTGGAGATGGCCCGAGTGTTGACGGTGCCGGGGCCGGGACTGGCCCGAATGCCGGTGGACTCATGGCAGGGGGCGCTGCTGGCCGCGCATGACGCCGCCGCCACGCCGCTCGGCTCGGAGAAATGGCCGCCCGTCTCCACGGGCGCGCCCGCGCCGGATGCGGGTGAGGGGGCACTCGCGGGGGATGCGTCGGTGGAGGGGCTGCCGCTGGTGGAGGTCCCCGCGACGTCGAACGTCCCGAGCGACACGCTGGCGCTCTTCGTCACTGGCGACGGTGGCTGGGCCAGCCTGGACCAGTCCGTGTCCGAGTCGCTCGCCGCGCAGGGCATCCCCGTCGTGGGTTTCAACTCGCTGCGCTACTTCTGGAAGCGCCGCACACCGGAGGAGACGTCCGCGGACGTGGCCCGGGTGCTGCGACACTTCCTCTCGGCATGGGGCAAGCAGCGCGTGGTGCTGGTGGGCTACTCGCGTGGCGCGGACGTGGTGCCGGCCATCGCCGCGCGACTGCCAGGGGAACTGCGTGAGCGCGTGCGGCTGGCCGTGCTGCTCGCGCCCGGCAAGGAGGCGGAGTTCGAGGTGCACGTCACCGACATCTTCGGTGGCAAGGGCCAGCCCACGAACGCGGTGCTCCCGGACGTGCAGGCCCTGAAGGGGACGCCCGTGCTCTGTCTTTACGGCGACGAGGAACTCTCCGACAGTCTCTGCCCCACGCTGTCCGGAGTGCCCGGTGCCCGAGCCGTTTTGCTCAAGGGGGGGCACCACTTCGACGGGGACTATGCCGCCATCTCCCGGCTCGTCCTGCGGGAACTCGGTATGGCATTGCCCTGA